CGCCCAGATCCATTCTCCTGAAAGCTTCATTGAATCAAATATATATACAAAAGCAATCACGATGAATATGTGCGTAAGATATATCTCATAACTGTTACGGCCTAAAATAAGAAGCGGTTCTGTAAATTTTGACGGAGTCTTTGGATTTTTTGAAAAACTCTTATTCATGCAGATCAGTATCAATGCAGCGCCTATGGCTAAAAGGCTCACGTTTAACCCGATTGAGGTTATACCGATTGAGTAAACCCATTTCCTGAAAAAGAAAACCAGTCCAAACAAGAGCCAGCCGGCTATTTTCATTATAAGTAAAGCATTTTTCTTCAGCTCAATTCTTCTTGATACTAAGGCAGCAATACATCCAAGGGAGATTGCGTCCAGGTATGCAAAATGATTCTTGTCCGCCAATTCATTTCCCGGATACCACGTTGTACGCGCAAAAGGAGAGATAATGAGGAATACTGAGACAAGAGCAACAAAATGCCACTCCTTGCGGCAGAAAAAGCAAACAATAGGGAAAAAGAAATAAAAGAACTCTTCAATGGATAAAGACCAGAGTATATCCCATGGACCGGGCAGATAGCCTACCTGGATCTCAAGCCAGTTTATGTGGAACGTCAGTGCGGCAAAAATAGCTCTGCCCAGAGATGTTTTTGCCGGATTGATTACAAATTCCTCAATACCGCTGAAATGAAGCAGGGAAAGGACAAAAAGCAATGACAGAAGCATCGGCATTACGCGTGCAATTCTCATTGTATAAAAGCCGCGCAGACTGACTTTCGGCAATGAACTCCATTTATTCAGTGCTGATTTGGTAATTAAAAATCCTGAAATAACAAAAAACGTGCAGACGCCATAATACCCGCTCCAGAAAAAGATGCTGTATATAGGTTTTGGCATCATGCTGCCTAAAAAGGTGCCGCTGAAAGGAATTCTTATGTTAAGGTGAAGCAAAATTACCGATAAGACTGCAAGTCCCCTGAAAATATCAATTCCACTGTCATGTGTATTGTACGACTTAATTTTTTCCATTAGACTCCTGTTGTTAATTGTTTGAAGAATTTTCGAAGATACCAAATAATTCTCTTAGTTACTACTCAAGAGAAAATAATAATCAGTGGTTTGTCATAAGGCGCGGGAAAAAGGGCTTTATTGAAGAATACTAAAATGAAAGTGGCGAATTCTTTTATATAAATTAATGCAATAAATGATAAGAAGTACGTTACGATAATAACTCCTTTCTGAAATAGTGGACAAAAATGATTCAGAAATCACTGGCATAATGCGTAAAAAATAAATAATTTTCACAAAGTACTTAATGGCGCTTTATATTGTTGTCTCTGTTCTGCGTATTTAAATGAAATTCAGCTTTCTAATAAAAGTTTTGCGGAGT
This sequence is a window from Ignavibacteria bacterium. Protein-coding genes within it:
- a CDS encoding acyltransferase, with product MEKIKSYNTHDSGIDIFRGLAVLSVILLHLNIRIPFSGTFLGSMMPKPIYSIFFWSGYYGVCTFFVISGFLITKSALNKWSSLPKVSLRGFYTMRIARVMPMLLSLLFVLSLLHFSGIEEFVINPAKTSLGRAIFAALTFHINWLEIQVGYLPGPWDILWSLSIEEFFYFFFPIVCFFCRKEWHFVALVSVFLIISPFARTTWYPGNELADKNHFAYLDAISLGCIAALVSRRIELKKNALLIMKIAGWLLFGLVFFFRKWVYSIGITSIGLNVSLLAIGAALILICMNKSFSKNPKTPSKFTEPLLILGRNSYEIYLTHIFIVIAFVYIFDSMKLSGEWIWALYISVIVLSAVLGNLIAQYFSNPVNLIIRKRSNIKFAAEKASLKEDLPEEQLSEEQEAR